Proteins found in one Streptomyces sp. CB09001 genomic segment:
- a CDS encoding substrate-binding domain-containing protein, whose product MTKLTSRRGMLFGAAAVSAGAVLAGCTSNDPDSGDDKAAADTQPAADDKPGKPVTIGYAGPQADHGWLNAVNDQAKKRAEKYSEITMEITEGSNDTAQQIGQIETLINKKVDVLVILPADGKALTQVGLKAMRAGIPVINLDRIFNSPQAYRCWVGGDNYGMGLNAAHYIGEKLKDKSDAKVIELAGIDNLELTQQRTQGFDDGLKNYPNIKKVARQAAEFTVESGQAKMAQLLQAQSDFDALWNHDDDQGVGALRAIEQAGRDDFLMVGGAGALSAFEAIKADSGVLKATVLYPPTMAASAIDLARALGQGKGVSGLAEFEIPSTVTCYSAVVDKDNVDQYMSTGFK is encoded by the coding sequence ATGACGAAGCTCACGAGTCGCAGAGGGATGCTCTTCGGAGCCGCCGCCGTGTCCGCAGGTGCCGTCCTCGCCGGGTGCACCAGCAACGACCCCGACAGCGGCGACGACAAGGCCGCCGCGGACACCCAGCCGGCCGCCGACGACAAGCCCGGCAAGCCGGTCACCATCGGCTACGCCGGCCCGCAGGCCGACCACGGCTGGCTCAACGCCGTCAACGACCAGGCCAAGAAGCGCGCCGAGAAGTACTCCGAGATCACCATGGAGATCACCGAGGGCTCCAACGACACCGCGCAGCAGATCGGCCAGATCGAGACCCTCATCAACAAGAAGGTCGACGTCCTGGTCATCCTGCCGGCCGACGGCAAGGCCCTCACCCAGGTCGGCCTGAAGGCGATGCGGGCGGGCATCCCGGTCATCAACCTCGACCGGATCTTCAACAGCCCCCAGGCCTACCGCTGCTGGGTCGGCGGCGACAACTACGGCATGGGTCTCAACGCCGCCCACTACATCGGCGAGAAGCTCAAGGACAAGTCGGACGCCAAGGTCATCGAGCTGGCCGGCATCGACAACCTGGAACTGACCCAGCAGCGCACCCAGGGCTTCGACGACGGCCTGAAGAACTACCCGAACATCAAGAAGGTGGCCCGCCAGGCCGCCGAGTTCACCGTCGAGTCCGGACAGGCCAAGATGGCTCAGCTGCTCCAGGCCCAGTCGGACTTCGACGCCCTGTGGAACCACGACGACGACCAGGGCGTGGGCGCCCTGCGCGCCATCGAGCAGGCCGGACGGGACGACTTCCTGATGGTCGGCGGCGCGGGCGCGCTCTCCGCCTTCGAGGCCATCAAGGCGGACAGCGGCGTCCTGAAGGCGACGGTGCTCTACCCGCCGACCATGGCCGCCTCCGCGATCGACCTGGCCCGCGCCCTCGGCCAGGGCAAGGGCGTCAGCGGACTCGCCGAGTTCGAGATCCCCTCGACCGTCACCTGCTACTCGGCCGTCGTCGACAAGGACAACGTCGACCAGTACATGTCCACGGGCTTCAAGTGA
- a CDS encoding ABC transporter permease: MTQHVSPPRGGTDKAAPVEGPPAWRVRLGRADVRTLTLLGVLAALVLIGGITQPDAFLDTRNLQLVLTQASVIGVVTVGVTFVIISGGIDLSVGAIVALSSVWATTVATQEYGFAGILFTAIVVGVGCGLVNGLLISFGGMVPFIATLAMLASARGLALQITDGRTQVVTVPSVLDLAERDSYVLGIPPLVLVFAAVTVVGWLVLNRTTFGRRTVAVGGNAEAARLAGIDVRRQRLYLYLLSGLCCGIAAFLLVALAGSGQNTNGNLYELDAIAAAIIGGTLLTGGRGHIIGSVLGVLIFTTITNIFALNNLQSDVQQIAKGAIIVAAVLVQRRTASTH, from the coding sequence ATGACGCAGCACGTGTCCCCGCCACGGGGCGGCACCGACAAGGCGGCACCCGTGGAGGGTCCGCCCGCCTGGCGGGTCCGGTTGGGCCGCGCCGACGTCCGCACCCTCACCCTGCTCGGTGTGCTCGCCGCACTGGTCCTCATCGGCGGCATCACCCAGCCCGACGCGTTCCTCGACACCCGCAACCTGCAACTGGTGCTCACCCAGGCGTCCGTGATCGGCGTCGTCACCGTCGGCGTCACCTTCGTGATCATCTCCGGCGGCATCGACCTGTCGGTCGGCGCCATCGTCGCCCTCTCCTCGGTGTGGGCGACCACGGTGGCCACCCAGGAATACGGCTTCGCCGGGATCCTCTTCACGGCGATCGTGGTCGGCGTCGGCTGCGGCCTGGTCAACGGCCTGCTCATCTCCTTCGGCGGGATGGTCCCCTTCATCGCCACCCTCGCCATGCTGGCCTCGGCGCGCGGACTCGCGCTCCAGATCACCGACGGCCGCACCCAGGTCGTCACCGTCCCGAGCGTCCTCGACCTCGCCGAGCGCGACTCGTACGTACTCGGCATACCGCCGCTGGTCCTGGTCTTCGCGGCCGTCACCGTCGTCGGCTGGCTGGTCCTCAACCGGACCACCTTCGGCCGCCGCACCGTCGCCGTCGGCGGCAACGCCGAGGCCGCCCGGCTGGCCGGCATCGACGTCCGCCGCCAGAGGCTCTACCTCTACCTGCTGTCCGGGCTGTGCTGCGGCATCGCCGCCTTCCTGCTGGTGGCCCTCGCCGGCTCCGGCCAGAACACCAACGGAAACCTCTACGAACTCGACGCCATCGCCGCCGCGATCATCGGCGGAACGCTGCTGACCGGCGGCCGGGGCCACATCATCGGCTCCGTGCTGGGCGTCCTGATCTTCACCACGATCACCAACATCTTCGCCCTGAACAACCTGCAGAGCGACGTCCAGCAGATCGCCAAGGGCGCGATCATCGTCGCCGCCGTGCTGGTCCAGCGCCGTACCGCAAGCACGCATTGA
- a CDS encoding sugar ABC transporter ATP-binding protein yields MAPEPPLLSMSGITKSFPGVRALDGVDLDVQAGEVHCLLGQNGAGKSTLIKVLAGAHQPDTGTIRWRGEEVTLRSPIAAMRLGIATIYQELDLVEHLSVAENVHLGHEPTAAGFVVRGRAAKASTAALLKRLGHPEVDPGRLVGELSAAQQQIVSMARALSHDVRLIVMDEPSAALDPDEVDNLFRIVADLTADGVAVVYISHRLEEIRRIGDRVTVLKDGRAVAGGLPAESTPTSEVVALMTGRNVEYVFPDRPTAPPAGEPVLSVEGLSREGEFDRLDLEVRPGEIVGLAGLVGSGRSEILETVYGARKASTGQVLVDGRPLRPGSVRAAVRAGLGLAPEERKAQALLMLESVTRNVSVSAMSRFSRGGWIDRGAELGAAHKATRELSLRPDNPAVPVRTLSGGNQQKAVLARWLLRGCRVLLLDEPTRGVDVGARAELYAVIRRLADEGLAVLLVSSEVPEVLGLADRVLVLREGRVVYEAPARELDEHRVLDLVMEGSPAS; encoded by the coding sequence ATGGCACCAGAACCACCGCTGCTCAGCATGTCCGGCATCACCAAGTCGTTCCCCGGAGTCCGGGCCCTCGACGGCGTCGACCTCGACGTCCAGGCCGGCGAGGTGCACTGCCTCCTCGGCCAGAACGGCGCCGGGAAGTCCACCCTCATCAAGGTGCTGGCCGGCGCCCACCAGCCCGACACCGGCACCATCCGCTGGCGCGGCGAGGAGGTCACCCTGCGCTCGCCCATCGCGGCCATGCGTCTGGGCATCGCCACCATCTACCAGGAACTCGACCTGGTCGAGCACCTGTCGGTCGCCGAGAACGTCCACCTCGGCCACGAGCCGACCGCCGCCGGCTTCGTCGTACGGGGGAGGGCGGCCAAGGCGTCGACGGCCGCGCTGCTCAAGCGGCTCGGGCACCCCGAGGTCGACCCGGGGCGGCTGGTCGGGGAGCTGTCGGCGGCGCAGCAGCAGATCGTGTCCATGGCACGGGCGCTGTCGCACGACGTACGGCTGATCGTGATGGACGAGCCGTCCGCCGCGCTCGACCCGGACGAGGTCGACAACCTCTTCCGCATCGTCGCCGACCTCACCGCCGACGGAGTCGCCGTCGTCTACATCTCGCACCGCCTGGAGGAGATCCGCCGCATCGGCGACCGGGTCACCGTCCTCAAGGACGGCCGCGCGGTGGCCGGCGGGCTGCCCGCCGAGTCGACGCCGACCAGCGAGGTAGTGGCGCTGATGACCGGCCGCAACGTCGAGTACGTCTTCCCGGACCGGCCCACCGCGCCGCCCGCGGGCGAACCCGTGCTGAGCGTCGAAGGGCTGTCCCGGGAGGGGGAGTTCGACCGGCTCGACCTGGAGGTGCGCCCCGGCGAGATCGTCGGCCTCGCGGGACTGGTCGGCTCCGGCCGCTCCGAGATCCTGGAGACGGTCTACGGCGCCCGGAAGGCGAGCACCGGCCAGGTCCTCGTCGACGGGCGGCCGCTGAGGCCCGGCAGCGTGCGGGCCGCGGTCCGCGCCGGGCTGGGCCTCGCCCCCGAGGAACGCAAGGCCCAGGCCCTGCTGATGCTGGAGTCCGTCACCCGCAACGTGTCGGTCTCCGCCATGTCCCGCTTCTCGCGCGGCGGCTGGATCGACCGCGGCGCCGAACTCGGCGCGGCCCACAAGGCGACCCGCGAGCTGTCGCTGCGGCCCGACAACCCCGCGGTGCCCGTGCGCACCCTGTCCGGCGGCAACCAGCAGAAGGCGGTCCTCGCCCGCTGGCTGCTGCGCGGCTGCCGGGTCCTGCTGCTCGACGAACCCACCCGCGGCGTCGACGTCGGCGCCCGCGCCGAGCTGTACGCCGTCATCCGGCGCCTCGCCGACGAGGGCCTCGCCGTCCTGCTGGTCTCCAGCGAGGTGCCCGAGGTGCTGGGCCTCGCCGACCGCGTACTGGTGCTCCGCGAGGGCCGCGTCGTGTACGAGGCCCCCGCCCGCGAACTCGACGAACACCGCGTACTCGACCTCGTGATGGAAGGAAGCCCGGCGTCATGA